From Labeo rohita strain BAU-BD-2019 chromosome 18, IGBB_LRoh.1.0, whole genome shotgun sequence, the proteins below share one genomic window:
- the sdr42e1 gene encoding short-chain dehydrogenase/reductase family 42E member 1 isoform X2: MQADIRDYAQVEKAVRGVNCVFHIASYGMSGREQLNRKLIEEVNVKGTENILRACVAHGVPRLVYTSTYNVVFGGQEIKDGDESLPYLPLHLHPDHYSRTKSIAEMQVLKANGSPLNNSAGVLRTCALRPAGIYGPGEERHLPRIVSYIENGIFRFVYGDPDSLVEFVHVDNLVSAHVLAAEALTEKHQHRAAGQPYFISDGRPVNNFEFFRPLVEGLGYSFPTLRLPISLIYLFAFLTEMVHHVVGRIYNFQPLLTRTEVYKTGVTHYFSMRKAREELGYEPKLYDLEDVVQWFRGRGHGKKRSQSSIKKLILDVVLVVAFAAVVLSCLPVVGQ; encoded by the coding sequence ATGCAGGCAGATATCCGTGACTATGCGCAGGTGGAAAAAGCAGTTCGAGGCGTGAACTGCGTGTTCCACATCGCCTCCTATGGGATGTCAGGACGGGAGCAGCTCAATCGAAAACTCATCGAAGAAGTGAACGTAAAGGGAACGGAGAACATCCTGAGGGCTTGCGTGGCACACGGAGTCCCTCGTTTGGTCTACACGAGCACGTATAATGTAGTGTTCGGAGGTCAGGAGATTAAAGACGGTGATGAAAGTCTTCCTTACTTGCCCTTGCACCTGCACCCTGATCACTACTCCAGAACTAAGTCTATAGCTGAAATGCAGGTGTTAAAAGCGAACGGTTCGCCTTTGAATAACAGCGCAGGTGTCCTACGGACTTGCGCCCTGCGTCCAGCCGGTATATACGGCCCTGGGGAGGAAAGGCACTTGCCTAGGATAGTTAGCTACATTGAGAACGGGATCTTTAGGTTTGTTTATGGGGATCCTGATAGTCTTGTGGAGTTTGTTCATGTGGATAATCTGGTGTCTGCGCATGTGTTAGCTGCCGAGGCGTTAACTGAAAAGCATCAGCATCGTGCTGCTGGTCAGCCCTATTTCATCTCCGACGGAAGGCCTGTtaacaattttgagttttttagGCCTTTGGTGGAGGGTCTGGGATACTCGTTCCCCACGCTTCGCCTGCCCATATCACTCATTTACCTCTTTGCATTCCTGACTGAAATGGTTCACCATGTCGTGGGGCGGATTTATAACTTCCAACCCCTGCTGACCCGTACTGAGGTCTACAAGACGGGCGTCACGCACTATTTCAGTATGCGTAAAGCGCGGGAAGAGCTGGGATACGAGCCTAAACTGTATGACCTGGAAGATGTTGTGCAATGGTTTCGAGGCAGAGGTCATGGGAAGAAACGCAGCCAGTCATCAATTAAGAAACTAATTTTAGATGTTGTTTTGGTGGTCGCATTTGCAGCAGTGGTGCTCTCCTGCCTTCCGGTTGTGGGACAGTGA
- the sdr42e1 gene encoding short-chain dehydrogenase/reductase family 42E member 1 isoform X1 has protein sequence MEVNRTTGRTFLITGGGGYFGFRLACALLKTSSHVVLFDVRPPSQELPGGIVFMQADIRDYAQVEKAVRGVNCVFHIASYGMSGREQLNRKLIEEVNVKGTENILRACVAHGVPRLVYTSTYNVVFGGQEIKDGDESLPYLPLHLHPDHYSRTKSIAEMQVLKANGSPLNNSAGVLRTCALRPAGIYGPGEERHLPRIVSYIENGIFRFVYGDPDSLVEFVHVDNLVSAHVLAAEALTEKHQHRAAGQPYFISDGRPVNNFEFFRPLVEGLGYSFPTLRLPISLIYLFAFLTEMVHHVVGRIYNFQPLLTRTEVYKTGVTHYFSMRKAREELGYEPKLYDLEDVVQWFRGRGHGKKRSQSSIKKLILDVVLVVAFAAVVLSCLPVVGQ, from the exons ATGGAAGTCAACAGAACAACAGGCAGAACCTTCCTCATAACCGGTGGAGGAGGTTATTTTGGATTCCG TCTTGCCTGTGCTCTCCTCAAAACCTCCTCGCACGTTGTGCTGTTTGATGTGAGGCCACCAAGCCAAGAGTTGCCAGGGGGTATCGTATTCATGCAGGCAGATATCCGTGACTATGCGCAGGTGGAAAAAGCAGTTCGAGGCGTGAACTGCGTGTTCCACATCGCCTCCTATGGGATGTCAGGACGGGAGCAGCTCAATCGAAAACTCATCGAAGAAGTGAACGTAAAGGGAACGGAGAACATCCTGAGGGCTTGCGTGGCACACGGAGTCCCTCGTTTGGTCTACACGAGCACGTATAATGTAGTGTTCGGAGGTCAGGAGATTAAAGACGGTGATGAAAGTCTTCCTTACTTGCCCTTGCACCTGCACCCTGATCACTACTCCAGAACTAAGTCTATAGCTGAAATGCAGGTGTTAAAAGCGAACGGTTCGCCTTTGAATAACAGCGCAGGTGTCCTACGGACTTGCGCCCTGCGTCCAGCCGGTATATACGGCCCTGGGGAGGAAAGGCACTTGCCTAGGATAGTTAGCTACATTGAGAACGGGATCTTTAGGTTTGTTTATGGGGATCCTGATAGTCTTGTGGAGTTTGTTCATGTGGATAATCTGGTGTCTGCGCATGTGTTAGCTGCCGAGGCGTTAACTGAAAAGCATCAGCATCGTGCTGCTGGTCAGCCCTATTTCATCTCCGACGGAAGGCCTGTtaacaattttgagttttttagGCCTTTGGTGGAGGGTCTGGGATACTCGTTCCCCACGCTTCGCCTGCCCATATCACTCATTTACCTCTTTGCATTCCTGACTGAAATGGTTCACCATGTCGTGGGGCGGATTTATAACTTCCAACCCCTGCTGACCCGTACTGAGGTCTACAAGACGGGCGTCACGCACTATTTCAGTATGCGTAAAGCGCGGGAAGAGCTGGGATACGAGCCTAAACTGTATGACCTGGAAGATGTTGTGCAATGGTTTCGAGGCAGAGGTCATGGGAAGAAACGCAGCCAGTCATCAATTAAGAAACTAATTTTAGATGTTGTTTTGGTGGTCGCATTTGCAGCAGTGGTGCTCTCCTGCCTTCCGGTTGTGGGACAGTGA